The following coding sequences are from one Lolium rigidum isolate FL_2022 chromosome 6, APGP_CSIRO_Lrig_0.1, whole genome shotgun sequence window:
- the LOC124667952 gene encoding protein LURP-one-related 8-like, which translates to MAKVHPNMVPRPVSAVTERAAEAPTTLTVWRKSLLFDCKGFTVFDAKGNLAYRVDSYASETGDEVVLMDAAGRPAFTVRRKRFSLQGDQWLVFAGEETRRPVYAVRRSGRGKTMAHVTACGGGASPSASYEVEGSYARRCCVMYDAERRAVAEVRPKEVVGTDVFRLVVQPGVGVSLAMAVVVALEQMFARPSLLRSWST; encoded by the coding sequence ATGGCGAAGGTTCACCCTAACATGGTGCCCCGGCCGGTCAGCGCCGTCACAGAGCGGGCGGCGGAGGCGCCGACGACGCTGACGGTGTGGCGCAAGTCGCTGCTGTTCGACTGCAAGGGCTTCACGGTGTTCGACGCCAAGGGCAACCTGGCCTACCGCGTCGACAGCTACGCGTCCGAGACCGGCGACGAGGTCGTGCTCATGGACGCGGCCGGCCGCCCCGCCTTCACCGTGCGGCGCAAGCGGTTCAGCCTCCAGGGAGATCAGTGGCTTGTGTTCGCCGGCGAGGAGACGCGACGGCCGGTCTACGCCGTCCggcggagcgggaggggcaagacgATGGCGCATGTCACTGCCTGCGGCGGGGGCGCTTCGCCCTCAGCGTCGTACGAGGTGGAGGGGTCGTACGCGCGGCGGTGCTGCGTGATGTACGACGCCGAGAGGCGTGCGGTTGCGGAGGTGAGGCCCAAGGAGGTGGTCGGCACGGACGTGTTCCGCCTGGTGGTGCAGCCCGGCGTCGGCGTCTCGCTCGCCATGGCCGTGGTCGTGGCGCTCGAGCAGATGTTCGCCAGGCCGTCCCTCCTCCGGAGCTGGTCTACGTAA